The segment atttgtattttcagaATTGTCCGTTTACAAAGCAACAAAGATCAGTTGCCTGCTGTGTTAAGAACGAATCCTGCCTGTAGTTATCTTCTTGAACCCTGCAGGAAGTTTGGATTTGGACTTTATAATCTGCCTTTCTAATGAAAGGTCTAAAACAGACCACGTTAAGTCAAGATTAGAAAGTCAGTTTTTCTTGCCCTTAAAGATCGATTGACTTTACAACAGCGGTCCCGAGAGGATCTAGATCATTCGAGATCTACAGTTCAACCAAGCGTACAGTTCATACGGAGGATACATATTCAACATCTATTTACAGGCACATAATGGAACACACTCAAGGACGAAAGAAACTTGTCGTGCTCAAAGATACTGCCAGTGTATCACACCGCAATGAATTATGGGCCAAGTTTTCAATACTAGCAGTTCTTGTAATCGTCATCCCTTGTTTAGCATGGTATCTTAGCGGATTAACAAAAGAATCCAATCTTGCTGGAGTTAGCAATGGTAAACTCGAGAAAGACTACACCACCTGGGGTAAATTTCAAACTCCTATCAGCTCTTGGAGAgacaatatttattatataaatggCTCCTCTTCGGACTTTTCATTGTTGGATGACAAAAACTTAATAggtgtatttttaattttcttttgcgGAAATATTCAACGATATTTTCAAATGGCCCGTGTAATGTTTAGTCTACTTTTGCAGCATTTGCTATTTATCGTATCTCGTTTAATTAAAAAGTTTGGACACAAAAAACTAATCTGTTTTTTAGTAATCAGTACACTACTCTGTACAAGTTACATTACTGGTCTGGTGTGTTCCGTGGAACTAATTCTGACTAAGTTGGGCACCAGAATATTTAATTGTATGGAGAGCATGATTTATGACTCAAACGACGAATTGCCAGAACTTGTAACGGCGCGCCAAACACATCCATCTACAATGGGCAAGTCCGCTCCGTTTTTTCTCTATAAATACTACCGGTTTCCTTTAGaagatgttgtttttaaatgtgaGTATCAAACAACAGATCCTAAACCTTTCCGTAGAAGTGCCAATTGGAGAAAAAATGGACTGCCGTTGCAAATTAATGACTCTAGaatccaaataaaaataaccatCAGTAAAGTTGATAATTTAGAACTCTATAACGTGCTCTCTGTGTTAACTATTCAACTGCTAGAGGAAAGTGACTTTGCACACTATACTTGTGAGTATCATAACCCTTACAATTCTTTTGTTCAGCCTGGACCAACCATGAGTGAAGGATTTCACCGATCCCCTCATCTGAAGCCAATACCTTCCAATCCAAAGTGTAACTGTCAACCAAAGCCACCAACATCCAATAAATGCAGGCAACCTGTATATGTTGAAATTTATGAATGTTTCTCTGAATTTGCCCTCGTAAGACAAAAGGAAAAAGTTGTCACTAAGTTCTTAACTCCTGGTAGCTTGTTTATCGAAACTGTACATTATAGAACTATTGAAGATAATGTAAACATAGAAATTGATACTTATGGCAAAGAAATTCTAAGCCCAGAAGAGAACTGCTGCTCAACATTTTTGATGATGTATTGGCGTCTTTTTCGTGGTGGGGGCTATTTCTCTGCGCGTCCTCCGTTCACGCGAACAATTCTTACGGACGAGGGATTACTTTTTCAACGCTATCA is part of the Biomphalaria glabrata chromosome 2, xgBioGlab47.1, whole genome shotgun sequence genome and harbors:
- the LOC129924447 gene encoding uncharacterized protein LOC129924447, which encodes MEHTQGRKKLVVLKDTASVSHRNELWAKFSILAVLVIVIPCLAWYLSGLTKESNLAGVSNGKLEKDYTTWGKFQTPISSWRDNIYYINGSSSDFSLLDDKNLIGVFLIFFCGNIQRYFQMARVMFSLLLQHLLFIVSRLIKKFGHKKLICFLVISTLLCTSYITGLVCSVELILTKLGTRIFNCMESMIYDSNDELPELVTARQTHPSTMGKSAPFFLYKYYRFPLEDVVFKCEYQTTDPKPFRRSANWRKNGLPLQINDSRIQIKITISKVDNLELYNVLSVLTIQLLEESDFAHYTCEYHNPYNSFVQPGPTMSEGFHRSPHLKPIPSNPKCNCQPKPPTSNKCRQPVYVEIYECFSEFALVRQKEKVVTKFLTPGSLFIETVHYRTIEDNVNIEIDTYGKEILSPEENCCSTFLMMYWRLFRGGGYFSARPPFTRTILTDEGLLFQRYQCLCKHSFGMREFKIFRSFVNATDGRRDSSEIIFPVRHKLFPVYSFLWESPHHDYESVTDDDSNCFDSNFSNTNCRTMERLLESSMEFYFFFENLFLFVMVIIFSFIVGSLPYIVRKKMIRPILNAVLYFKQEDIQFESVAGKPLKNLQSIVKLQTDDISTYENCKDYDIYISYDEEVEYDLMIAEHIKGILMSRNLSIFDAHKDVPLGHPTFTEIEKAIAHSSRFVVITSQSYVEHKVLEFNAVQTTIIGKGFKLKDRLLIIKSDDCEIDRLYLVPCIRLTDYLKKRDALDEKVIDTFLKWETITRPLVVENSSFGVDNILELLRTPKILNAVIIALSFIIIIVARLVYLDI